In Pseudonocardia cypriaca, a single genomic region encodes these proteins:
- a CDS encoding MFS transporter gives MRSEPHAHKKPSAAKVAVASFIGTTIEWYDYLVFGAATVLVFNPLFFPALDPLAGTLAGFATIAVAFLARPLGGLVFGHFGDRIGRKKMLVLSVVMMGAGTFAVGLLPTYETIGTWAPVLLVVLRFVQGFAVGGEWGGAVVMSLEHAPAHRRAFYASFPQAGVPAGTFLSSGAFFLVTLMPEEQLLSWGWRIPFLCSALLIVVGLYIRLRVTESPEFLALRERGDVVKVPAAEVFASYKRALVVGMLCMLAPNTIFYLASTFFLNYGPVHLGLSRGLVLVALLVAAAIQVVTLPLFAIVADRTGTRNFLMAGCVAVAVGAFPVFLLFDTGTVAGVFAAYLLALPVLHALVYGAISAFTAELFPPRARYTGSSVAYHLGGAVTAAPVPIVATLLLSEFGSSSAIAVYVIFAAVVCGLVIAAAPRARAQVEFQPARSEDDVDRAATATSTST, from the coding sequence ATGCGTTCCGAACCGCATGCCCACAAGAAGCCGTCGGCCGCGAAGGTCGCCGTGGCGAGTTTCATCGGAACCACCATCGAGTGGTACGACTACCTCGTTTTCGGCGCGGCCACCGTCCTGGTGTTCAACCCGCTGTTCTTCCCCGCGCTCGACCCACTGGCAGGCACCCTCGCCGGGTTCGCGACGATCGCCGTCGCCTTCCTCGCGCGCCCCCTGGGTGGGCTGGTGTTCGGGCACTTCGGTGACCGGATCGGGCGGAAGAAGATGCTCGTGCTCTCCGTGGTCATGATGGGCGCAGGCACGTTCGCCGTCGGGCTGCTGCCGACCTACGAGACGATCGGGACCTGGGCGCCGGTCCTGCTGGTCGTGCTGCGGTTCGTCCAGGGCTTCGCCGTGGGCGGCGAGTGGGGCGGCGCCGTCGTCATGTCCCTCGAGCACGCGCCGGCGCACCGCCGAGCCTTCTACGCCAGCTTCCCCCAGGCCGGCGTGCCCGCCGGGACCTTCCTGTCCAGCGGCGCGTTCTTCCTCGTGACCCTCATGCCCGAGGAGCAACTGCTCTCCTGGGGGTGGCGCATCCCCTTCCTGTGCTCGGCGCTGCTGATCGTGGTCGGCCTCTACATCCGCCTGCGCGTGACGGAGTCGCCCGAGTTCCTCGCGCTCCGGGAGCGCGGAGACGTCGTCAAGGTCCCGGCGGCCGAGGTCTTCGCCTCGTACAAGAGGGCGCTGGTCGTCGGGATGCTCTGCATGCTCGCCCCGAACACGATCTTCTACCTGGCCAGCACGTTCTTCCTGAACTACGGCCCCGTTCACCTCGGGCTGAGTCGGGGCCTCGTCCTCGTCGCGCTGCTGGTCGCCGCCGCCATCCAGGTGGTGACCCTGCCGCTGTTCGCGATCGTCGCCGACCGGACGGGCACGAGGAACTTCCTCATGGCCGGGTGCGTGGCCGTCGCGGTCGGCGCGTTCCCCGTCTTCCTCCTGTTCGACACCGGGACCGTTGCCGGCGTGTTCGCGGCCTACCTGCTCGCCCTTCCCGTCCTGCACGCCCTGGTCTACGGCGCGATCTCGGCCTTCACCGCCGAGCTGTTCCCGCCGCGGGCGCGCTACACCGGCTCATCGGTGGCCTACCACCTGGGTGGTGCGGTCACGGCGGCTCCGGTGCCGATCGTCGCGACCCTGCTGCTGTCCGAGTTCGGTTCCTCCTCGGCGATCGCGGTCTACGTGATCTTCGCTGCTGTGGTCTGCGGCCTCGTCATCGCAGCGGCTCCCCGGGCTCGGGCGCAGGTCGAGTTCCAGCCGGCACGATCAGAGGACGATGTCGACCGAGCGGCGACCGCGACCTCGACCTCGACCTGA
- a CDS encoding SDR family oxidoreductase codes for MELSFENKVVVVTGAAGGFGSVTARTFADAGAHVVVSDVDTVGAEKVAADLPSAIAITTDVTDEDAVRGLVDAAESAFGGIDVMVNNAGVPHRAGALVDLDVATVDRQLAVNVRSVFLGCKHAVPALRRRGGGVIVNVASIAAKRPRPGLTVYNATKGAVITLTRGLAVEVAPDVRVNAVNPVIAETGFVKSFTGADALPDDLRSTWVAGIPMARTATPQDVANSILYLASEQAGFLTGVCLDIDGGRSIQ; via the coding sequence ATGGAACTGTCTTTCGAGAACAAGGTCGTCGTCGTCACCGGGGCCGCAGGCGGGTTCGGCTCGGTGACCGCGCGGACGTTCGCCGACGCCGGAGCCCACGTCGTCGTCTCCGATGTCGACACGGTCGGCGCGGAGAAGGTCGCCGCCGACCTGCCGTCGGCGATCGCGATCACCACCGATGTCACCGACGAGGACGCCGTGCGAGGCCTCGTCGACGCCGCCGAGTCGGCGTTCGGGGGGATCGACGTCATGGTCAACAACGCAGGCGTGCCCCATCGAGCCGGAGCCCTCGTCGACCTCGACGTCGCGACGGTCGACCGGCAGCTCGCCGTGAACGTGCGCAGCGTGTTCCTCGGCTGCAAGCACGCGGTGCCCGCGCTCCGCCGCAGGGGAGGGGGCGTGATCGTCAACGTCGCCTCGATCGCGGCGAAACGCCCTCGCCCGGGCCTGACCGTCTACAACGCGACGAAGGGTGCGGTCATCACGCTCACCCGCGGCCTTGCCGTCGAGGTCGCCCCCGACGTGCGCGTCAACGCCGTCAACCCGGTCATCGCCGAGACCGGTTTCGTCAAGAGCTTCACCGGTGCGGATGCCCTGCCGGACGACCTCCGCTCGACCTGGGTCGCAGGCATTCCGATGGCGCGCACCGCAACCCCCCAGGACGTCGCCAACAGCATTCTCTACCTCGCGTCCGAGCAGGCCGGTTTCCTCACCGGCGTCTGCCTGGACATCGACGGCGGCCGCAGTATCCAGTAG
- a CDS encoding LysR family transcriptional regulator: protein MPHSDLGLLHDLRALSVLLEERNVTRAALRFHLSQPAMSRTLQRLRGLFDDELLVRSGGDYELTPRARAMQHELALLLPRLQNFVAGKEFDPTTATGTVRIIGTDYTTSTLGPHLLPKLFLAAPDLEVRIESREHDSYAALEGGRADIALSVLRPPAPLRWEQLFTDDLVCVVDRDHPERNRFSLAGYTAARHVAVTVIDQEQPMIERWLQTRGHSRTAAVRVPHFVSALAALPGTPLVATIPRRLAELQAAADPRVRLVEAPEGLDPFPYGMVWHPRLETEPTHTWLRGMIRAAALDLTESSSGERTF, encoded by the coding sequence GTGCCGCATAGCGATCTCGGGCTGCTCCACGACCTGCGCGCCCTGTCCGTCCTGCTCGAGGAGCGCAACGTGACCCGGGCCGCCCTGCGCTTCCACTTGAGCCAGCCGGCGATGAGCCGCACCTTGCAGCGGCTGCGTGGGCTGTTCGACGACGAGCTGCTGGTGCGGTCCGGCGGTGACTACGAACTGACGCCCCGCGCGCGGGCGATGCAGCACGAGCTCGCCCTGCTCCTCCCGCGACTGCAGAACTTCGTGGCCGGCAAGGAGTTCGACCCCACGACGGCAACCGGGACCGTGCGCATCATCGGCACCGACTACACCACCTCGACGCTGGGCCCCCACCTGCTGCCCAAGCTGTTCCTCGCCGCTCCCGACCTGGAGGTGCGGATCGAGTCGAGGGAGCACGACAGCTACGCAGCCCTCGAAGGGGGGCGGGCCGACATCGCGCTGTCCGTGCTCCGCCCGCCCGCCCCGCTGCGCTGGGAGCAGCTCTTCACCGACGACCTCGTCTGCGTGGTGGACCGGGACCACCCGGAACGGAACCGATTCTCGCTGGCCGGCTACACCGCGGCCCGGCACGTGGCCGTCACCGTCATCGACCAGGAGCAACCGATGATCGAACGGTGGCTGCAGACCCGCGGGCACAGCCGGACCGCCGCGGTCCGGGTGCCGCACTTCGTGTCGGCGCTCGCCGCCCTGCCCGGCACCCCCCTCGTGGCCACGATCCCCCGCAGGCTCGCGGAGCTGCAGGCCGCCGCTGACCCACGGGTGCGACTGGTCGAGGCCCCGGAAGGTCTCGACCCCTTCCCGTACGGCATGGTCTGGCATCCGCGACTGGAAACAGAGCCGACGCACACCTGGCTGCGCGGCATGATCCGCGCAGCAGCACTGGACCTCACCGAATCGTCCAGCGGGGAAAGAACATTCTGA
- a CDS encoding (2Fe-2S)-binding protein produces MSRRQFIGGAGVVVAGAAAVAVPVAVNRSSTPTVTTPGENLVTVGLRVNGESTRLETDPRSTLLDTLRERLGLTGTKKGCDRGQCGACTVHVDGQRVLSCLTLAASLDGAEVTTIEGLADGEQLHPMQQAFIDHDGFQCGFCTSGQIMSAVALVQEGHAGSDEEIREHMSGNICRCSAYPFITDAIRDAREVMA; encoded by the coding sequence TTGTCTCGCCGACAGTTCATCGGCGGTGCCGGCGTCGTGGTCGCCGGCGCGGCGGCGGTCGCCGTGCCGGTGGCGGTGAATCGGTCCTCGACCCCGACGGTGACGACGCCGGGCGAGAACCTGGTGACCGTCGGCCTGCGGGTGAACGGGGAGAGCACGCGCCTGGAGACGGACCCGCGGTCGACGCTGCTGGACACCCTGCGCGAACGCCTGGGGCTCACCGGCACCAAGAAGGGATGCGACCGCGGGCAGTGCGGCGCGTGCACCGTCCACGTCGACGGGCAGCGGGTGCTGTCGTGCCTGACGCTGGCCGCATCCCTCGACGGGGCCGAGGTCACCACGATCGAGGGACTGGCCGACGGGGAGCAGCTGCACCCGATGCAGCAGGCGTTCATCGACCACGACGGCTTCCAGTGCGGATTCTGCACCTCGGGGCAGATCATGTCGGCCGTCGCTCTCGTCCAGGAAGGCCACGCCGGGTCCGACGAGGAGATCCGGGAACACATGTCCGGCAACATCTGCCGCTGCAGCGCCTACCCGTTCATCACCGACGCGATCAGGGACGCCCGCGAGGTGATGGCCTGA
- a CDS encoding helix-turn-helix domain-containing protein: protein MNLVELGAFLKSRRDRVRPGDVGLPAGPRRRVPGLRRDEVAQLAGASVDYYIELERGAGAQPSEQMLAALARALRLSRDERDHLFSLAGRPLPAPGGPADHVHPGMLDLLHRMDGTPAQVVTDLRVMLVQNRLAAALLGPPPTTTGWTASFLYRWFTDPASRAIYPAEDHDEHARSFVADLRAAMARRGGADPEVAALIADLTARSPEFEQHWARHDVGFRRHDRKRIVHPELGLLEVNCLSLFSEDGTQRLLWFTPAVGTDSVAKLELLAVVGTQRLLPRSGDELVEGDR from the coding sequence GTGAACCTCGTCGAGCTGGGTGCCTTCCTCAAGTCGCGCCGGGACCGGGTGCGGCCGGGGGACGTCGGCCTGCCGGCCGGCCCACGCCGTCGGGTGCCCGGTCTGCGTCGTGACGAGGTGGCCCAGTTGGCCGGTGCGTCGGTCGACTACTACATCGAGCTGGAACGTGGAGCCGGCGCCCAGCCGTCGGAGCAGATGCTGGCCGCGCTGGCCCGGGCCCTGCGGCTGAGCCGCGACGAGCGCGACCACCTCTTCTCCCTCGCCGGACGCCCGCTTCCCGCGCCCGGCGGCCCGGCCGACCACGTCCACCCCGGCATGCTCGACCTGCTGCACCGGATGGACGGCACCCCGGCGCAGGTGGTCACCGACCTGCGCGTGATGCTGGTGCAGAACCGGCTGGCTGCCGCGCTGCTCGGCCCGCCGCCGACCACGACCGGGTGGACCGCGAGCTTCCTGTACCGGTGGTTCACCGACCCGGCGTCGCGCGCGATCTACCCCGCGGAAGACCACGACGAGCATGCTCGTTCGTTCGTGGCCGACCTCCGCGCGGCCATGGCCCGCCGCGGCGGCGCCGACCCCGAGGTGGCCGCGCTGATCGCTGACCTGACCGCGCGCAGCCCCGAGTTCGAGCAGCACTGGGCACGCCACGACGTCGGGTTCCGCCGCCACGACCGCAAGCGCATCGTGCACCCCGAGCTCGGTCTGCTCGAGGTGAACTGCCTGAGCCTGTTCAGCGAGGACGGCACGCAGCGGCTGCTGTGGTTCACCCCGGCGGTCGGCACCGACTCGGTCGCGAAGCTCGAGCTGCTCGCCGTCGTGGGCACCCAGAGGTTGCTCCCGCGCTCAGGTGATGAGCTTGTCGAGGGTGATCGGTAG
- a CDS encoding NAD-dependent succinate-semialdehyde dehydrogenase, protein MSGTLSEIELLGGIEKGLLIGGRFRPAAGGRTFAVENPATGATLCEVADGSAEDAVDALTAASAAQSSWAATPPRERGEILRRAYELLVARTEEIALLITLEMGKSLAESRAEVAYGAEFFRWFSEEAVRIQGDFTVEPGGSGRVVLMRQPVGPSLLITPWNVPLAMPTRKIGPAIAAGCTMILKPAEQTPLTALLLASVLAEAGLPDGVLNVVTTSDPEAVAAPLIHDTRLRKLSFTGSTEVGRKLIVSSADQVLRTSMELGGNAPFIVCADADIDAAVDGAMIAKMRNIGEACIAANRFYVHADVVEEFTDKLTARMGKMVVGPGVDEGVEVGPLIDAVQRDKVAALVDDAVSRGARVHTGGTAPSGPGYFYPPTVLTGVPSSARMTREEIFGPVAPISTFTDEHEVLRAANDTESGLVSYVYSRDIGRAIRLAEGLETGMVGLNRGFVSNAAAPFGGVKRSGLGREGGRLGIEEYLEVKYVALDVDR, encoded by the coding sequence ATGAGCGGAACGCTTTCCGAAATCGAGTTGCTGGGCGGAATCGAAAAGGGCTTGCTGATCGGGGGGCGCTTCCGTCCCGCGGCCGGCGGACGGACCTTCGCGGTGGAGAACCCGGCGACCGGGGCGACCCTGTGCGAGGTCGCGGACGGCTCGGCCGAGGACGCTGTCGACGCCCTCACCGCGGCCTCGGCGGCGCAGAGCTCCTGGGCGGCGACGCCGCCCCGCGAGCGCGGCGAGATCCTCCGGCGCGCCTACGAGCTCCTGGTGGCGCGGACCGAGGAGATCGCGCTGCTGATCACGCTGGAGATGGGCAAGTCGCTGGCCGAGTCGCGCGCCGAGGTCGCGTACGGAGCCGAGTTCTTCCGCTGGTTCTCCGAGGAGGCCGTGCGCATCCAGGGCGACTTCACGGTCGAGCCCGGTGGCTCGGGGCGGGTCGTCCTGATGCGCCAGCCGGTTGGACCGAGCCTGCTGATCACGCCGTGGAACGTCCCGCTGGCGATGCCGACGCGCAAGATCGGCCCGGCGATCGCCGCGGGCTGCACGATGATCCTGAAGCCGGCCGAGCAGACTCCGCTGACGGCGTTGCTGCTCGCGTCGGTACTGGCCGAGGCGGGTCTTCCCGACGGGGTCCTCAACGTCGTGACCACGTCCGACCCCGAGGCGGTCGCCGCGCCTCTGATCCACGACACCCGCCTGCGGAAGCTGTCGTTCACCGGGTCCACGGAGGTGGGCCGGAAACTGATCGTCAGTTCGGCGGACCAGGTGCTCCGGACGTCGATGGAGCTGGGGGGAAACGCCCCGTTCATCGTGTGCGCGGACGCCGACATCGACGCAGCGGTGGACGGCGCGATGATCGCCAAGATGCGCAACATCGGTGAGGCGTGCATCGCGGCCAACCGGTTCTACGTGCATGCGGACGTGGTCGAGGAGTTCACCGACAAGCTGACGGCCCGGATGGGCAAGATGGTGGTCGGTCCGGGTGTCGACGAGGGGGTCGAGGTCGGCCCGCTGATCGACGCCGTCCAGCGTGACAAGGTCGCCGCGCTCGTCGACGACGCCGTGAGCCGTGGCGCTCGCGTGCACACGGGAGGCACGGCACCGTCCGGACCCGGCTACTTCTACCCGCCGACCGTGCTGACCGGTGTTCCGTCCTCCGCGCGCATGACGAGGGAGGAGATCTTCGGGCCGGTGGCGCCGATCTCGACCTTCACCGACGAGCACGAGGTGCTCCGCGCCGCCAACGACACCGAGTCCGGCCTCGTGAGCTACGTCTACAGCCGCGACATCGGTCGGGCGATCCGCCTCGCCGAGGGTCTCGAGACCGGGATGGTCGGCCTCAACCGCGGCTTCGTCTCGAACGCGGCCGCCCCGTTCGGAGGCGTGAAGCGGTCCGGCCTGGGACGGGAAGGCGGCAGGCTCGGCATCGAGGAGTACCTCGAGGTCAAGTACGTGGCGCTGGACGTGGACCGGTGA
- a CDS encoding class II fumarate hydratase, producing MSAEPITPGAGLRGPARPSAYREENDFDGAVIVPANALWGAQTQRAIETFTISDLRLPRRYTGALGALKRAAARANADLGRLDPALAEAIVAAAGEVADGLLDDHFRVDVFQTGSGTNTNMNANEVIANRANQLLGMPLGTRHPVHPNDHVNLGQSSNDVTPTVVHLAAQTGITHRLVPAFSHLETALRVIAVATDGIVKPGRTHLQDAVPIRLGQEFLGHAGQIERSIDRFRAAQRGLAEVALGGTAVGTGLNTHPEFAGRVVAALAAEFGVELRETDNHFQAQNNLDAVVFASGALRTAAASLLKIADDVRWMNSGPRAGLGEIEVPSLSMGSSIMPGKTNPIVAEAVCQVAAKVMGNDATIAVAGGRGNFELTVMTPVVAFSLLESIELLAGTAVVFADRCISGIRATSAGPAAVERTLMMVTALSPRIGYDEAAAVAREARASGRTIREVARERTDLREDELSELLDPRRMTGVG from the coding sequence GTGAGTGCCGAGCCGATCACGCCCGGCGCCGGTCTGCGCGGCCCCGCCCGGCCGTCCGCGTACCGGGAGGAGAACGACTTCGACGGCGCCGTGATCGTCCCCGCGAACGCCCTGTGGGGTGCGCAGACCCAGCGCGCGATCGAGACGTTCACCATCAGCGACCTGCGCCTCCCGCGGCGCTACACCGGCGCACTCGGAGCGCTCAAGCGAGCGGCCGCCCGGGCCAACGCCGATCTGGGGCGGCTCGACCCGGCGCTCGCCGAAGCGATCGTGGCCGCGGCCGGCGAGGTCGCCGACGGTCTCCTCGACGACCACTTCCGCGTCGACGTGTTCCAGACCGGCAGCGGCACCAACACGAACATGAACGCCAACGAGGTGATCGCCAACCGGGCGAACCAGCTGCTGGGCATGCCGCTGGGGACCAGACACCCGGTGCACCCGAACGACCACGTGAACCTCGGGCAGTCCTCCAACGACGTCACGCCCACGGTCGTCCACCTGGCCGCGCAGACGGGGATCACCCACCGGTTGGTGCCTGCGTTCTCCCATCTGGAGACCGCGCTTCGCGTGATCGCCGTGGCCACCGACGGGATCGTCAAGCCCGGCCGCACCCATCTGCAGGACGCGGTGCCGATCCGGCTCGGGCAGGAGTTCCTCGGCCACGCCGGACAGATCGAGCGCAGCATCGACAGGTTCCGCGCGGCGCAGCGCGGCCTCGCCGAGGTCGCCCTCGGCGGCACGGCGGTCGGCACGGGCCTCAACACCCACCCCGAGTTCGCCGGTCGGGTCGTCGCGGCACTGGCCGCCGAGTTCGGTGTGGAGCTGCGCGAGACCGACAACCACTTCCAGGCGCAGAACAACCTCGACGCCGTCGTGTTCGCCTCGGGCGCCCTGCGGACGGCGGCCGCCAGCCTCCTGAAGATCGCTGACGATGTCCGCTGGATGAACAGCGGGCCCCGCGCGGGACTGGGCGAGATCGAGGTGCCCAGCCTCTCGATGGGCTCGTCGATCATGCCGGGGAAGACCAACCCGATCGTCGCGGAAGCGGTGTGCCAGGTCGCGGCCAAGGTGATGGGCAACGACGCGACGATCGCCGTGGCAGGCGGCCGCGGCAACTTCGAGCTCACGGTGATGACCCCGGTCGTCGCGTTCAGCCTGCTGGAGTCGATCGAGCTACTGGCCGGCACGGCCGTCGTGTTCGCCGACCGGTGCATCAGCGGGATCCGGGCCACGTCGGCGGGACCGGCGGCCGTCGAGCGAACTCTGATGATGGTCACCGCGCTCTCCCCCCGCATCGGGTACGACGAGGCGGCCGCCGTCGCCCGCGAGGCGCGCGCCAGCGGGCGTACGATCCGCGAGGTGGCCCGCGAGCGCACGGACCTGCGGGAGGACGAGCTCTCCGAGTTGCTCGACCCGCGGCGGATGACCGGCGTCGGTTGA
- a CDS encoding FAD binding domain-containing protein encodes MRAYDFTRPGAVDVALRDARDGSAYLAGGTTLVDLMKLEVMTPSRVVDINRLPLRGISVDRDGLHIGALERMSDVARHDDVRSRYPMISQALELSASPQLRNMASMGGNLLQRTRCSYFRDLSTPCNKRTPGSGCAAVAGHNRMHAVLGTSDACVAAHASDVAVPLVALDAQVHLTGRDGPRTVPIGEFYQLPEQTPHIENQLRAGELVTGLTVPPLPWASRSAYLKIRDRQSYEFALTSVAIALDVGGGVIRDARVAAGGVGSRPWRLPAVEQALVGRPATAETYEAAAARATDGARPLTHNAFKPALLRRTLVRALTGLGEIR; translated from the coding sequence ATGCGCGCGTACGACTTCACCAGGCCCGGCGCCGTGGACGTGGCGCTGCGCGACGCCCGCGACGGCAGCGCCTACCTCGCGGGTGGCACGACGCTGGTCGACCTGATGAAGCTCGAGGTGATGACGCCGTCGCGCGTCGTCGACATCAACCGGCTACCCCTGCGCGGCATCAGCGTCGACCGGGACGGACTGCACATCGGGGCGCTGGAGCGGATGAGCGACGTCGCCCGGCACGACGACGTCCGGTCCCGCTACCCGATGATCAGCCAGGCACTGGAGCTGAGTGCGTCGCCGCAGCTGCGCAACATGGCCAGCATGGGCGGCAACCTCCTGCAGCGCACCCGGTGCAGCTACTTCCGAGACCTGTCGACACCCTGCAACAAGCGCACGCCCGGCAGCGGCTGCGCGGCTGTCGCCGGGCACAACCGGATGCACGCCGTCCTCGGCACCAGTGACGCGTGCGTCGCCGCCCACGCCAGCGACGTCGCGGTCCCGCTGGTGGCGCTGGACGCGCAGGTGCACCTCACGGGGCGGGACGGCCCGCGGACCGTCCCGATCGGCGAGTTCTACCAACTGCCCGAGCAGACGCCGCACATCGAGAACCAGCTGCGCGCGGGTGAGCTCGTCACCGGGCTGACCGTGCCGCCCCTGCCGTGGGCGAGCCGCTCGGCGTACCTCAAGATCCGAGACCGGCAGTCCTACGAGTTCGCCCTCACCTCGGTCGCGATCGCGCTCGACGTCGGGGGCGGCGTGATCCGCGATGCGCGGGTCGCCGCGGGTGGGGTCGGCAGCCGACCGTGGCGACTTCCCGCGGTCGAGCAGGCACTGGTCGGCCGGCCCGCGACGGCCGAGACGTACGAGGCCGCCGCCGCGCGTGCCACGGACGGCGCCCGTCCCCTGACGCACAACGCGTTCAAGCCCGCGCTGCTGCGCCGCACGCTGGTGCGCGCACTCACCGGGCTCGGTGAGATCCGATGA
- a CDS encoding xanthine dehydrogenase family protein molybdopterin-binding subunit, producing MTTPLGSDVPRVDGRLKVTGAARYSADHSEDHWAGRLAYAHVVLSTVARGSVRSMNVDAARGAPGVLAVYTPFEPLRIYSASRGETYAPLQDRDVRFRGQVIGLVVAETIEQAREAAALVSAEYDTVPARTTLAAGMPGEPVEGDAEFPAQAAPVLAPGVASIDDALRASAVTVDITVTQLPQSHVAMEPHSTTAVWQNDHLTVYSGCQGPANYANTLAERVGVSRDNVRVISPFVGGGFGSRVPTWGDGPLAAVAARALGRPVKLTLTREQAFVLTGHRPLIEQRVRLGASRDGVLNAVSHQCWSEMPVAGGWNEAPAGETTTVLYRTPNLAIEERLVPMDTPATWAMRAPNEAPGMFALETAMDELAVALGMDPVELRLRNDATTVPGSDRGWTSRRLAECYRVGAERFGWADRNPVPGSRIDGEWLVGHGTATAIYPANRSDVPVRLTLRDDGTAVVSTSTPDIGTGTYTMASIVASDALGIPLDRVVAELGDSALPAGTAAVGSRAAGTLAPMIQDAARTLIGEITALAVRTQRSPFHGLDPASLTYREGRVEGNGRAVTFAEIIDMADLPHLEVTTEGGAGGPGGGGAPEGPVAHGFGAHFCEVRVNRFTGEPRVSRFTTVVDVGQVISARTARSQLVGGVVFGIGAALLETNPIEEDSGRFAGANLADYLVAVNADIPPIDVSWIDYADTAFSSAGARGLGELATVGSSAAVGNAVFNATGIRIRDLPITLDKLIT from the coding sequence ATGACCACTCCCCTGGGTTCCGACGTCCCCCGCGTCGACGGCCGGCTCAAGGTGACCGGCGCCGCCCGCTACAGCGCCGACCACTCCGAGGACCACTGGGCCGGCCGGCTCGCGTACGCCCACGTCGTGCTGAGCACGGTGGCGCGGGGCAGCGTCCGTTCGATGAACGTCGACGCGGCGCGCGGTGCTCCCGGTGTGCTCGCCGTGTACACGCCCTTCGAGCCGTTGCGGATCTACTCGGCGTCCCGGGGCGAAACCTACGCGCCGCTGCAGGACCGGGACGTCCGCTTCCGGGGTCAGGTGATCGGACTGGTCGTCGCCGAGACGATCGAGCAGGCGCGGGAGGCGGCCGCGCTCGTCTCCGCCGAGTACGACACCGTCCCGGCCCGGACCACCCTCGCCGCCGGCATGCCGGGCGAGCCGGTCGAAGGGGACGCCGAGTTCCCGGCGCAGGCCGCGCCCGTGCTCGCTCCCGGCGTGGCCTCGATCGACGACGCGCTGCGCGCGAGCGCGGTCACGGTGGACATCACCGTGACCCAGCTGCCGCAGAGCCACGTCGCCATGGAACCGCACAGCACGACCGCGGTCTGGCAGAACGACCACCTGACCGTCTACAGCGGATGCCAGGGGCCGGCGAACTACGCGAACACGCTCGCCGAACGCGTCGGGGTGAGCCGGGACAACGTCCGGGTGATCAGCCCCTTCGTCGGCGGCGGCTTCGGCAGCCGGGTACCGACCTGGGGTGACGGGCCGCTCGCTGCCGTGGCCGCGCGGGCGCTCGGCCGCCCGGTCAAGCTCACGCTGACCCGCGAGCAGGCCTTCGTCCTGACCGGGCACCGCCCCCTCATCGAGCAGCGGGTCCGGCTCGGCGCCTCCCGGGACGGCGTGCTCAACGCCGTCAGCCACCAGTGCTGGTCCGAGATGCCCGTCGCCGGGGGCTGGAACGAAGCACCCGCAGGGGAGACCACGACGGTGCTGTACCGCACGCCGAACCTCGCGATCGAGGAGCGGCTGGTGCCGATGGACACCCCGGCCACCTGGGCTATGCGGGCACCCAACGAGGCACCGGGGATGTTCGCGCTGGAGACGGCCATGGACGAGCTGGCCGTCGCGCTGGGGATGGACCCGGTCGAGCTCCGGCTGCGCAACGACGCGACCACCGTTCCCGGCAGCGACCGCGGCTGGACCAGCAGGCGGCTCGCCGAGTGCTACCGCGTCGGCGCCGAGCGCTTCGGCTGGGCCGACCGCAACCCCGTCCCCGGCTCCCGGATCGACGGCGAGTGGCTCGTCGGGCACGGGACGGCCACCGCGATCTACCCCGCCAACCGGTCCGACGTGCCCGTACGCCTGACGCTGCGGGACGACGGCACCGCCGTCGTGTCGACCTCGACCCCGGACATCGGCACCGGCACGTACACGATGGCCTCGATCGTCGCGTCCGATGCGCTCGGCATCCCACTGGATCGGGTCGTCGCCGAGCTGGGCGACTCGGCGCTGCCGGCGGGAACGGCCGCCGTCGGTTCGCGGGCCGCCGGCACCCTCGCCCCGATGATCCAGGACGCCGCCCGCACGCTGATCGGGGAGATCACCGCACTCGCCGTCCGGACCCAGCGCTCCCCGTTCCACGGGCTCGACCCCGCATCGCTCACCTACCGTGAGGGTCGCGTCGAGGGCAACGGCCGGGCTGTCACCTTCGCCGAGATCATCGACATGGCCGACCTGCCGCACCTCGAGGTCACCACGGAGGGCGGGGCGGGCGGACCCGGCGGCGGCGGGGCTCCGGAAGGCCCCGTGGCGCACGGCTTCGGCGCCCACTTCTGCGAGGTGCGGGTCAACCGGTTCACCGGCGAGCCGCGGGTCAGCCGCTTCACCACCGTCGTCGACGTCGGGCAGGTGATCAGCGCCCGGACGGCCCGCAGCCAGCTGGTCGGCGGCGTCGTCTTCGGCATCGGCGCCGCACTGCTCGAGACCAACCCGATCGAGGAGGACAGCGGCCGCTTCGCCGGCGCGAACCTCGCCGACTACCTCGTGGCCGTCAACGCCGACATCCCCCCGATCGACGTCAGCTGGATCGACTACGCCGACACCGCCTTCAGCTCCGCGGGAGCACGCGGACTGGGCGAGCTCGCGACCGTCGGAAGCTCCGCCGCGGTCGGCAACGCCGTCTTCAACGCGACCGGCATCCGGATCCGGGACCTACCGATCACCCTCGACAAGCTCATCACCTGA